A section of the Mangifera indica cultivar Alphonso chromosome 12, CATAS_Mindica_2.1, whole genome shotgun sequence genome encodes:
- the LOC123192743 gene encoding probable membrane-associated kinase regulator 4, whose translation MAVNLLSYDNADDDYIDMEVSSYSNFFSKTMATNSPPHPREFEFQMSSTCLEREPSTSPADELFYKGKLLPLHLPPRLQMVEKLLENTNCVYGNSKGAFDQDFYSTPLATTLTTPTAASTPFESCNISPSESCQVSRELNPNEYFFEYTTDEVSGLIGENQKKSWTKKLKLIKQAAIGSKLRASRAYFKSLFGKSGCSDESCTAATKVSSEGQVSKAKECLNNHVNAAKKNPFGQIRKCKYQISGGLVRSFDKGEITEESANCHRRSFSMVIKRHSTKKSSSSSSSSGSSSSSSSNDSNGFHELQFLKRSSSSAYSEFENSIQGAIAHCKQSQQLFHSRKALSEVGFHSFSTSRITVCDDQDRPDLCRG comes from the coding sequence atggCTGTGAACCTTTTATCTTATGACAATGCAGATGATGATTACATTGACATGGAAGTGAGCTCATACTCCAATTTCTTTAGCAAAACCATGGCTACAAACTCTCCTCCACACCCGAGGGAGTTTGAGTTCCAGATGTCTTCAACTTGCCTTGAAAGGGAACCTTCAACTTCACCTGCTGATGAGCTTTTTTACAAAGGAAAACTCCTTCCTCTTCACCTTCCACCGCGTCTGCAAATGGTTGAAAAACTCCTTGAGAACACAAATTGTGTTTATGGTAACAGCAAGGGTGCATTTGATCAAGATTTCTATAGCACCCCTTTGGCAACTACCCTCACCACACCAACTGCAGCTAGTACCCCATTTGAGTCCTGCAATATTTCACCCTCCGAATCTTGTCAAGTTAGTCGAGAGCTGAATCCAAATGAGTACTTTTTTGAGTACACCACAGATGAAGTTAGTGGTTTAATTGGGGAAAATCAGAAGAAGTCCTGGACTAAAAAGCTTAAGCTGATCAAACAAGCTGCTATTGGTTCAAAGTTGAGGGCTTCCAGGGCTTATTTCAAGTCTTTGTTTGGTAAATCCGGTTGCTCCGATGAGTCTTGTACAGCTGCAACCAAAGTTTCAAGTGAAGGACAGGTTTCAAAGGCTAAGGAGTGTTTAAATAACCATGTGAATGCAGCAAAGAAAAATCCATTCGGACAAATTCGTAAGTGTAAATACCAAATTTCTGGTGGTTTAGTGAGAAGTTTTGATAAAGGAGAGATTACTGAAGAAAGTGCAAATTGCCATAGGAGATCATTCTCAATGGTTATCAAGCGGCACTCGACAAAGAAGTCCTCATCCTCCTCCTCATCATCCGGCTCTTCTTCGTCCTCAAGCTCAAATGACTCTAACGGGTTCCATGAGCTCCAATTCCTCAAAAGAAGTAGCAGCAGTGCTTATTCAGAGTTTGAGAATTCCATTCAGGGAGCAATTGCGCATTGCAAACAGTCTCAGCAGCTATTCCATTCCAGAAAGGCTCTAAGTGAAGTTGGGTTTCATTCTTTTTCGACTTCCAGGATTACAGTTTGTGATGATCAAGACAGACCAGACCTTTGCAGGGGCTAA